A part of Solibacillus sp. FSL H8-0538 genomic DNA contains:
- the tadA gene encoding tRNA adenosine(34) deaminase TadA yields MNIFEKDRLFMQEALIEAKKAGALGEVPIGAVIIYNDKIIARAHNLRETTQNAVMHAELMAIQEACKKIGSWRLEEMTLYVTLEPCPMCAGAILQSRVPRVVYGARDSKAGCVDSLYHLLNDSRFNHECDVMEGMLADECGQVLTDFFRALRERKKAEKKARKLAQSFEDSKTE; encoded by the coding sequence ATGAATATTTTTGAGAAAGATCGCCTTTTTATGCAAGAGGCATTGATAGAGGCAAAAAAGGCCGGTGCACTCGGTGAAGTTCCGATTGGCGCAGTCATTATCTATAACGATAAAATTATAGCAAGAGCACATAATTTACGAGAAACAACCCAAAATGCTGTGATGCATGCCGAGTTAATGGCAATTCAGGAAGCCTGCAAAAAAATTGGAAGCTGGCGCTTGGAGGAAATGACGCTTTATGTAACACTTGAACCTTGTCCGATGTGCGCTGGAGCAATATTACAATCCCGTGTGCCGCGCGTTGTGTACGGAGCACGGGATAGCAAAGCTGGCTGTGTTGATTCACTCTACCACCTACTAAACGACTCCCGTTTTAATCATGAATGTGATGTAATGGAAGGTATGCTAGCGGATGAATGCGGGCAAGTGTTAACCGACTTTTTCCGTGCATTACGCGAACGGAAAAAAGCAGAAAAAAAAGCACGTAAATTAGCTCAAAGTTTCGAAGATTCTAAAACAGAATAA
- the pdxR gene encoding MocR-like pyridoxine biosynthesis transcription factor PdxR produces MNSFLLTLDKNNNKPLYEQLYIGIKEAIIHQQLAMGTKLPSKRQLADFLNISQTTVELSYAQLLAEGYISSKPRVGFFVEALDELPYVEKAAPLSITASPLVEQYVYDFTPGKIDEDAFPFAIWRKYAKEVIDESSKELLQVGHRQGERELRQQIMMYLYQSRGILCTPEQIVIGSGTEHLLPMILRLFDDDSKLAIENPGYSAIPRIHLNNRALPVAVDEDGLVVDELEQTAANLVYITPSHQFPTGAVLSAARRTQLLKWAAGLDNRYIIEDDYDSEFRYIGKPIPALQGLDQNDKVIYMSTFTKSLMPSLRVAYFVLPAALIPRYKEIFSYYSATVPRFDQHILANFMQDGHFSKHLNRMRKIYRKKHDKLIQVLTKNYPSITITGDVAGMHILISVPHEKSSTELKQRAKEAGIHLYSIDDYLIKPIHYEHPTFLIGFGGILLEEIEQAIHTLMACFAAE; encoded by the coding sequence ATGAACTCATTTTTACTAACACTTGATAAAAATAATAATAAACCACTATACGAGCAGCTCTATATCGGCATTAAAGAAGCGATTATCCATCAGCAACTTGCGATGGGTACGAAACTCCCATCAAAACGTCAGCTCGCGGACTTTTTAAATATTAGTCAAACGACCGTAGAGCTTTCCTATGCGCAGCTCCTTGCTGAAGGATATATAAGCTCCAAACCACGCGTCGGATTTTTCGTAGAGGCTTTAGACGAGCTCCCTTATGTCGAAAAAGCAGCACCGCTCTCGATTACTGCCTCACCACTAGTCGAACAGTACGTTTATGATTTTACGCCTGGTAAAATTGATGAAGACGCTTTTCCTTTTGCAATTTGGCGAAAATATGCTAAAGAGGTCATTGATGAATCTTCTAAAGAGCTGCTGCAAGTTGGGCACCGCCAAGGGGAACGTGAACTGCGCCAGCAAATTATGATGTATCTATACCAGTCCCGTGGTATTTTATGTACCCCAGAACAAATTGTTATTGGTTCTGGGACGGAACATTTACTGCCCATGATTTTACGGCTATTTGATGATGATTCTAAACTTGCAATCGAAAATCCTGGCTACTCGGCTATTCCCCGCATCCATTTAAATAACCGTGCACTACCGGTTGCTGTTGACGAGGATGGACTTGTAGTTGATGAGCTTGAGCAAACAGCGGCCAACCTTGTGTATATTACACCTTCTCATCAGTTCCCTACTGGGGCTGTGTTATCCGCAGCGCGAAGAACCCAGCTCCTTAAATGGGCAGCTGGGCTAGACAATCGCTACATTATTGAAGATGATTATGATAGTGAATTTCGGTATATAGGTAAACCAATTCCAGCACTGCAAGGCTTAGATCAAAACGATAAAGTGATTTACATGAGCACCTTTACGAAGTCCTTAATGCCTTCACTTCGCGTTGCCTATTTTGTGCTACCTGCTGCACTCATTCCGAGATATAAAGAAATTTTTAGCTATTATTCGGCAACAGTGCCCCGCTTTGATCAACATATTTTAGCCAATTTCATGCAAGACGGACATTTTTCAAAGCATTTAAATCGTATGCGTAAAATTTATCGTAAAAAGCATGACAAACTGATTCAAGTATTAACAAAAAATTATCCTAGTATTACGATTACGGGGGATGTAGCCGGCATGCATATTTTAATTTCGGTACCACATGAAAAATCAAGTACCGAACTGAAACAGCGCGCAAAAGAAGCTGGTATTCATTTATATTCCATTGATGATTATTTAATTAAACCCATTCATTACGAGCACCCGACGTTCCTGATTGGTTTTGGCGGCATTCTACTTGAGGAAATTGAACAAGCCATTCATACGCTCATGGCCTGCTTTGCTGCGGAATAA
- the asnB gene encoding asparagine synthase (glutamine-hydrolyzing) yields the protein MCGITGWVNVAHPLSATDDIVRMTKALGHRGPDDQQIWASSHVQLGHRRLAVIDLEGGRQPMHKSVAQKNYTIVYNGELYNTSEVREELLKRGHTFTTVSDTEVLLTAFIEWKERCMDFINGIFAFAVWDEAEETLYMFRDRLGVKPFFYTQLGEGLLFASEIKGLLAHRQVQPTVDHFGLAALLSLGPSRQPGHAIFKGIHELKPAHGMKYNRDGLKIWRYWDVPVQKHSHSEEETIVMVHDLVTDAVMRQLVSDVPLCTLLSGGLDSSIITAIASKHYETQHKNLHTYSVDYEGNENYFSKNAFQTSQDAYWISIMQQAFKTVHHDVVLQQKDLLALLQEAMRFKDYPSMADIDSSLLLFCREIKKDFTVALSGECADELFGGYPWFHAQTGGFPWIRSIDERQAILRPVWQKRLQLKTFMHDRYEEAKRGMPEFGEDIARQQLFYLNQQFFMQTLLERKDRMSMATGLEVRVPFADHRLVEYVWNIPWEMKCVGGQEKGILRRAFAGVLPKEIIERKKNPYPKTYHPAYTKGVQQLLANALQGESILYELFNKQQLLDLMDSGGKTFGIPWFGQLMAGPQLLAYFVQLHHWFEDYNIQLIE from the coding sequence ATGTGTGGAATAACAGGATGGGTAAATGTTGCGCATCCATTAAGCGCTACGGATGACATTGTTCGTATGACGAAAGCTTTGGGGCATCGTGGACCAGATGATCAGCAAATATGGGCGAGCTCCCATGTGCAACTTGGACATCGGCGATTAGCCGTTATTGATTTAGAAGGTGGAAGGCAGCCAATGCACAAGTCCGTTGCACAAAAAAACTACACCATTGTATATAACGGGGAGCTATATAATACAAGTGAGGTGCGGGAAGAGCTTTTAAAACGGGGCCATACATTTACGACAGTGTCTGATACGGAGGTATTACTGACGGCGTTTATTGAATGGAAGGAACGCTGTATGGATTTCATTAATGGTATTTTCGCATTTGCTGTGTGGGATGAAGCTGAAGAGACGTTGTATATGTTCCGGGATCGGCTTGGGGTAAAGCCGTTTTTTTATACACAGCTCGGGGAAGGGTTATTATTTGCTTCTGAAATAAAGGGGTTACTAGCGCATAGACAGGTGCAACCTACAGTGGATCATTTTGGTTTAGCAGCATTACTTAGTTTAGGACCATCACGTCAGCCAGGTCATGCCATTTTTAAAGGCATACATGAACTCAAGCCTGCGCATGGGATGAAGTATAACCGAGACGGGCTCAAGATTTGGCGCTACTGGGACGTCCCGGTACAGAAGCATTCACATAGTGAGGAAGAAACGATTGTAATGGTTCATGATTTAGTGACGGATGCAGTGATGCGACAATTAGTAAGTGATGTACCGCTATGTACACTGTTATCAGGAGGCCTTGATTCGTCTATTATTACTGCAATTGCGTCAAAGCACTATGAAACGCAACACAAAAATCTGCATACGTATTCGGTTGATTATGAAGGCAATGAAAATTATTTCTCAAAAAATGCCTTTCAAACATCGCAGGATGCGTACTGGATTAGTATTATGCAGCAGGCGTTTAAAACCGTTCATCATGATGTTGTATTGCAACAAAAGGATCTGCTTGCGTTGTTACAAGAGGCGATGCGTTTTAAAGATTATCCAAGTATGGCGGATATTGATAGCTCCCTACTACTGTTTTGTCGTGAAATTAAAAAGGATTTTACGGTGGCACTATCGGGGGAATGTGCAGATGAATTATTTGGTGGGTATCCTTGGTTTCATGCACAGACGGGGGGATTCCCCTGGATTCGTTCTATCGATGAACGACAAGCAATTCTACGCCCCGTATGGCAAAAGCGTTTACAGTTGAAGACATTTATGCATGACCGATACGAGGAAGCGAAACGGGGAATGCCTGAATTTGGGGAGGATATTGCCCGCCAGCAGTTATTTTATTTGAATCAGCAGTTTTTTATGCAGACATTGCTAGAGCGTAAGGACCGCATGAGTATGGCAACCGGGTTAGAGGTCCGTGTGCCGTTTGCAGACCACCGATTAGTTGAATACGTATGGAACATCCCGTGGGAGATGAAATGTGTTGGTGGGCAGGAGAAGGGGATTTTACGGCGTGCGTTTGCGGGAGTATTGCCCAAAGAAATTATTGAACGTAAAAAAAATCCGTATCCTAAAACATATCACCCTGCGTATACAAAGGGTGTCCAGCAATTGTTAGCAAATGCGTTACAAGGAGAATCTATTTTATATGAGTTATTCAACAAACAGCAGCTGCTAGACCTAATGGATTCAGGTGGCAAAACGTTTGGCATTCCTTGGTTTGGCCAATTGATGGCTGGCCCGCAGCTGCTTGCTTATTTTGTTCAGCTTCACCATTGGTTTGAAGATTACAACATTCAGCTTATTGAATGA
- the serS gene encoding serine--tRNA ligase produces the protein MLDIKRVRDNFEEVKNMLLTRNEDLGNLDDFEGLDAKRRELIAKTEELKAERNKVSEQISVMKRNKENADEVIARMRQVGDEIKELDAQLNEVEDRFKDIMMRLPNIPHASVPVGTTEDDNVEEYTWGDVPTFDFDIKAHWDIATDLNIVDFERGAKVTGSRFLFYRGLGARLERALMSFMMDFHSDEHGYTEMLPPQIVNRASLTGTGQLPKFEEDVFKLEGLDYFMIPTAEVPVTNYYRDEILSIDDLPQAFTAYSANFRSEAGSAGRDTRGLIRQHQFNKVELVRFVKPEESYEQLELLTGHAEKVLQLLGLPYRKLKMCTADLGFTAAKKYDLEVWIPAQNMYREISSCSNFEDFQARRANIRFRREPNAKPEYVHTLNGSGLAIGRTVAAILENYQQADGSVVIPEVLRPYMGGKEVIVAPVK, from the coding sequence ATGTTAGACATTAAACGTGTCCGAGACAATTTTGAAGAAGTTAAAAATATGCTTCTTACGCGTAACGAAGACTTAGGAAACTTAGATGATTTCGAAGGGTTAGATGCAAAACGTCGCGAGTTAATCGCAAAAACAGAAGAGTTAAAAGCGGAGCGCAATAAAGTATCTGAGCAAATTTCAGTAATGAAACGTAACAAAGAAAACGCGGACGAAGTAATTGCTCGTATGCGACAAGTTGGGGATGAAATTAAAGAGCTAGATGCGCAGTTAAATGAAGTAGAAGACCGTTTCAAAGATATCATGATGCGTCTTCCAAACATTCCACATGCGTCTGTTCCAGTTGGTACAACGGAAGATGATAACGTAGAAGAATATACATGGGGCGACGTGCCGACATTTGATTTTGACATTAAAGCGCACTGGGATATTGCAACAGATCTTAATATTGTTGATTTTGAGCGCGGCGCAAAAGTAACAGGTAGCCGCTTCTTATTCTACCGTGGTCTAGGTGCACGTTTAGAGCGCGCATTAATGAGCTTTATGATGGATTTCCATTCTGATGAGCACGGCTACACAGAAATGCTACCGCCGCAAATCGTGAACCGCGCTAGCTTAACCGGGACAGGACAATTACCAAAGTTTGAGGAAGATGTATTTAAACTAGAAGGGTTAGATTACTTCATGATTCCAACAGCGGAAGTACCTGTAACAAACTACTACCGTGATGAAATTTTATCAATTGACGACTTACCACAAGCATTCACTGCTTACAGTGCAAACTTCCGCTCTGAAGCAGGTTCTGCAGGTCGTGATACACGTGGGCTTATCCGTCAGCACCAATTCAATAAAGTGGAATTGGTACGCTTTGTAAAACCAGAAGAATCTTATGAGCAATTAGAGTTACTTACTGGTCACGCAGAAAAAGTATTACAACTTTTAGGCTTACCATACCGCAAGCTAAAAATGTGTACAGCGGACTTAGGTTTCACTGCTGCGAAAAAATATGATTTAGAAGTATGGATTCCAGCGCAAAATATGTACCGCGAAATCTCTTCTTGTTCAAACTTTGAAGATTTCCAAGCACGTCGAGCAAACATTCGCTTCCGTCGTGAGCCAAACGCAAAACCAGAATACGTGCACACATTAAACGGTTCAGGTCTTGCTATCGGACGTACAGTGGCTGCCATTTTAGAAAATTATCAACAAGCAGACGGTTCTGTAGTCATTCCAGAAGTACTGCGACCATATATGGGCGGAAAAGAAGTAATCGTAGCGCCAGTAAAATAA